A genome region from Alteripontixanthobacter maritimus includes the following:
- a CDS encoding response regulator transcription factor — translation MEQRQIIHFVDPSSRMRAELSRLAYDLGHHAEVYSDGDELVADPPREGILVLRDSPACGEIGDIMDRLAQTGVWLPLIAAAENPQADRIVAAIKAGALDYLSLPLDSTNLANAIQRIGREAREHSVMRRRMIDARTRIANLSVREREVLDWLAEGSSNKLIARELEISPRTVEIHRANMMTKLGAKHSAEAVRMRIEAQIDGTQMAMRQPVAA, via the coding sequence ATGGAACAGCGTCAGATCATTCATTTCGTCGACCCCTCCAGCCGGATGCGGGCCGAATTGTCCCGCCTTGCCTACGACCTTGGCCACCATGCCGAAGTTTACAGCGATGGCGATGAACTGGTGGCCGATCCGCCACGGGAAGGCATTCTGGTCCTGCGCGACAGTCCGGCATGCGGTGAGATCGGGGATATCATGGACCGGCTTGCGCAAACCGGCGTATGGCTGCCGCTGATTGCAGCTGCCGAGAACCCGCAGGCGGACCGGATCGTGGCCGCAATCAAGGCGGGTGCGCTCGACTATCTCAGCCTGCCGCTCGATTCCACCAACCTTGCCAACGCTATCCAGCGGATCGGGCGCGAGGCTCGGGAGCATTCTGTCATGCGCCGCCGGATGATCGACGCGCGCACGCGGATTGCCAATCTCTCGGTCCGTGAACGTGAAGTGCTGGACTGGCTTGCGGAAGGCAGCAGCAACAAGCTAATCGCCCGCGAACTCGAAATCAGTCCGCGTACCGTGGAAATCCACCGGGCGAACATGATGACCAAGCTGGGCGCGAAACATTCGGCTGAAGCGGTCCGGATGCGCATCGAAGCGCAGATCGACGGGACGCAAATGGCCATGCGGCAGCCGGTGGCGGCGTAG
- the typA gene encoding translational GTPase TypA, with amino-acid sequence MTSSLRNVAIIAHVDHGKTTLVDQLFRQSGTFRENQRVEERAMDSNDLEKERGITILAKCTSVEFGDTRINIVDTPGHADFGAEVERILSMVDGVILLVDSAEGPMPQTKFVTGKALALGLKPIVVVNKIDRSDARPQEVLDEVFDLFASLDANDEQLDFPSLWASGRDGYASDNETAREGDLTPLFDLIISHVPEPGLDKDGPFSFLATLLDRDNFMGRVLTGRVQSGTVNINDPIRAIDADGEVVEVGRATKLMSFDGLERVPVETASAGDIIAIAGLEKATVSNTIADPAVTEPIFAQKIDPPTLAMQFSVNDSPLAGREGSKVTSRMIRDRLAREAETNVAIRVTESADKDSFEVAGRGELQLGVLIETMRREGFELGISRPRVLFREDDNGKRTEPYETVVIDVDDEYSGNVVEKMQKRKGELTDMRPSGAGKTRITFSAPSRGLIGYHGEFLSDTRGTGIMNRLYEKYDVYKGQIESNANGALISNCDGEAAAYALNMLEERGELFIGANAKIYEGMVIGENAKPDDLEVNPMKSKQLTNFRSTGKDDAIRLTPPRVMTLEQAIAYIGDDEMVEVTPSSIRLRKAELDPNERKKNRRRASD; translated from the coding sequence ATGACCTCCTCCCTTCGCAACGTGGCGATTATCGCCCACGTCGACCACGGCAAGACCACTCTCGTGGACCAGCTTTTCCGCCAGTCCGGCACCTTCCGCGAAAATCAGCGCGTCGAAGAACGGGCGATGGATTCCAACGATCTGGAAAAAGAGCGCGGAATTACTATTCTAGCGAAATGTACGTCGGTGGAATTCGGCGATACGCGTATCAATATTGTAGACACACCGGGCCACGCCGATTTCGGGGCCGAGGTGGAGCGTATCCTGTCGATGGTCGATGGCGTTATCCTGCTGGTGGACAGCGCCGAAGGGCCGATGCCGCAGACCAAGTTCGTCACCGGCAAGGCGCTGGCGCTCGGGTTGAAACCCATCGTGGTCGTCAACAAGATCGACCGCAGCGATGCACGCCCGCAGGAAGTGCTGGACGAAGTGTTCGACCTGTTCGCCAGCCTCGATGCGAACGACGAACAGCTCGACTTCCCCTCGCTTTGGGCGTCGGGCCGCGACGGTTATGCCTCCGATAATGAAACCGCGCGCGAGGGCGATCTGACACCTTTGTTCGATCTCATCATCAGCCATGTGCCGGAACCGGGCCTCGACAAGGATGGCCCGTTCAGCTTCCTCGCCACACTGCTCGACCGGGACAACTTCATGGGCCGCGTGCTAACGGGGCGCGTCCAGTCTGGCACGGTCAACATCAATGATCCGATCCGCGCCATCGACGCCGATGGCGAAGTGGTGGAAGTGGGCCGTGCAACCAAGCTGATGAGCTTCGACGGGCTGGAGCGGGTGCCGGTGGAAACTGCTAGCGCAGGCGACATCATCGCCATCGCCGGGCTGGAGAAGGCGACCGTATCCAACACCATCGCCGATCCCGCCGTGACCGAACCGATCTTTGCACAGAAGATCGATCCGCCCACGCTCGCCATGCAGTTCAGTGTGAATGATTCACCCTTGGCGGGCCGCGAGGGTAGCAAGGTGACGAGCCGCATGATCCGCGACCGTCTGGCGCGCGAGGCGGAAACCAATGTCGCCATTCGCGTCACCGAAAGCGCCGACAAGGACAGTTTCGAAGTGGCCGGGCGCGGGGAATTGCAGCTGGGAGTGCTGATCGAAACGATGCGCCGCGAAGGCTTCGAGCTGGGCATTTCGCGCCCGCGCGTCCTGTTCCGTGAGGACGATAACGGCAAGCGTACCGAACCATACGAAACCGTCGTCATCGATGTGGACGATGAATATTCGGGCAACGTCGTGGAGAAAATGCAGAAACGCAAGGGCGAGCTTACCGACATGCGCCCCAGCGGCGCTGGCAAGACCCGCATCACCTTCTCCGCCCCCTCGCGCGGCTTGATCGGCTACCACGGTGAATTCCTGTCCGACACGCGCGGCACCGGGATCATGAACCGCCTGTACGAGAAGTACGACGTGTATAAGGGCCAGATCGAAAGCAACGCCAACGGCGCGCTTATCTCCAACTGCGACGGTGAAGCGGCGGCCTATGCACTCAACATGCTGGAAGAACGTGGCGAACTGTTCATCGGCGCAAATGCCAAGATCTACGAAGGCATGGTAATCGGCGAAAACGCCAAGCCCGACGATCTGGAAGTCAATCCGATGAAGTCGAAGCAGCTCACCAACTTCCGCTCCACCGGCAAGGATGACGCTATCCGCCTCACCCCGCCGCGTGTGATGACGCTCGAACAGGCCATCGCTTATATCGGCGACGACGAAATGGTCGAGGTTACCCCATCGAGCATCCGCCTGCGCAAGGCCGAACTCGATCCGAACGAACGCAAGAAAAACCGCCGCCGCGCTTCCGATTGA
- the putP gene encoding sodium/proline symporter PutP — protein sequence METGTLVSLALYFILMLGIGLYAWRKSTADSAGYLLAGRSLSPAVAALSAGASDMSGWLLLGLPGALYAAGLVEAWIGIGLFAGAVANWIIVAPRLREQTERLGNALTIPEFLANRFPDKAVALRVISAIVIVLFFTVYTAAGLVGGGKLFETAFAGLLPSSDLFGGQSDYMLGIWITATVVLAYTMIGGFLAVSLTDFVQGCIMVVALVLMPAVVLMSDAGIGGGFGGVMATMDAVQPGFFNLFGGLTFIGFISAVTWGLGYFGQPHIIVRFMAIRSVAEVPTARNIGLSWMAVSLLGAIGLGVTGRAFAEANGIALADPETIFIVLAGLLFHPLITGFLLAALLAAIMSTISSQLLVSSSSLTEDFYRLFIRRNASERETVNVSRLAVLLVAIMAGIIAADPESQVLGLVGNAWAGFGAAFGPLIVLALTWDRMTGAGAVAGLVTGAAVVALWIALGWNASFLGGPGLYEIVPGFVASWLAIWLVSKATQAAPVHAQA from the coding sequence ATGGAAACCGGCACTCTCGTTTCGCTCGCCCTGTACTTTATCCTGATGCTGGGCATCGGACTGTATGCCTGGCGCAAATCGACCGCTGACAGTGCGGGCTATCTGCTTGCCGGTCGCAGCCTCTCCCCCGCCGTGGCAGCCCTGTCGGCTGGTGCGTCCGATATGTCGGGCTGGTTACTACTGGGCCTGCCCGGCGCGCTATATGCCGCCGGTCTGGTCGAGGCGTGGATCGGCATCGGACTGTTTGCGGGCGCGGTGGCCAACTGGATCATCGTCGCCCCGCGTCTGCGCGAACAGACCGAGCGGCTGGGCAATGCGCTGACGATACCGGAATTCCTCGCCAACCGCTTCCCCGACAAGGCCGTGGCGCTGCGGGTCATTTCCGCGATCGTCATCGTGTTGTTCTTCACCGTCTATACCGCCGCAGGACTGGTAGGCGGCGGCAAGCTGTTCGAAACCGCGTTTGCCGGGTTGCTGCCAAGCTCTGACTTGTTCGGGGGCCAAAGCGACTACATGCTGGGCATCTGGATTACCGCGACCGTGGTGCTGGCCTATACGATGATCGGCGGATTCCTCGCGGTCAGCCTGACCGATTTCGTGCAGGGCTGCATCATGGTGGTGGCGCTGGTGCTGATGCCCGCGGTCGTATTGATGAGCGATGCCGGTATCGGGGGCGGGTTCGGCGGTGTCATGGCGACGATGGACGCGGTCCAGCCGGGGTTCTTCAACCTGTTCGGCGGGCTTACTTTCATAGGCTTCATCAGCGCGGTGACCTGGGGCCTGGGCTATTTCGGGCAGCCGCACATCATCGTGCGGTTCATGGCAATCCGCAGCGTGGCGGAGGTACCCACCGCCCGCAATATCGGATTGAGCTGGATGGCAGTGTCGCTGCTGGGAGCCATCGGGCTGGGCGTGACAGGCCGCGCTTTCGCCGAAGCTAACGGCATCGCGCTGGCCGACCCCGAGACGATCTTCATCGTGCTGGCGGGCCTGCTGTTCCATCCGCTGATCACAGGTTTCCTGCTGGCGGCATTGCTGGCCGCGATTATGTCCACCATCAGTTCGCAACTGCTGGTCAGTTCCAGCAGCCTGACGGAAGACTTCTACCGCCTGTTCATCCGCCGCAATGCCAGCGAACGTGAGACCGTGAACGTCAGCCGCCTGGCCGTGCTGCTGGTCGCCATCATGGCCGGCATCATCGCTGCCGATCCGGAATCGCAGGTGTTGGGGCTGGTTGGTAATGCCTGGGCAGGGTTCGGTGCCGCCTTCGGTCCGCTGATCGTACTGGCGCTGACATGGGACCGGATGACCGGAGCAGGCGCGGTGGCAGGACTGGTGACCGGCGCGGCAGTCGTCGCATTATGGATCGCGCTCGGCTGGAATGCGTCCTTCCTCGGGGGACCGGGCTTGTATGAAATCGTTCCGGGCTTTGTCGCAAGTTGGTTGGCGATCTGGCTGGTAAGTAAAGCAACACAGGCAGCGCCTGTGCACGCACAGGCGTAA
- a CDS encoding extensin family protein: MSRTPGAQQCLAQLGQTGARFSPLPDKLSPDRCNLRNTVEFTALRGDLANFSVSNLGPVACPVATTFAAWARFGVDRAARQILGSPLAQIETMGSFACRNVAGSSRRSAHSTAEAIDVGGFVLEDGRRISVLRHWDDGTQAEREFLRTVHRSACRRFGTVLSPDYDSAHRDHFHLESTIGGRRNFCR, from the coding sequence ATGAGCCGAACGCCCGGTGCGCAGCAATGTCTTGCCCAGCTAGGTCAGACGGGCGCGCGTTTCTCGCCACTACCGGACAAGCTTTCGCCGGATCGGTGCAACCTTCGCAACACTGTGGAGTTCACTGCACTGCGCGGTGATCTGGCAAACTTTTCCGTAAGCAATCTGGGTCCGGTGGCCTGCCCTGTGGCAACCACATTCGCAGCGTGGGCGCGGTTCGGGGTGGATCGTGCGGCGCGGCAGATTCTTGGCAGTCCGCTCGCCCAAATCGAAACCATGGGTAGCTTCGCCTGCCGTAATGTCGCCGGTTCTTCCCGCCGTTCGGCCCACTCGACCGCTGAAGCAATCGATGTGGGCGGGTTCGTATTGGAGGATGGCAGGCGCATATCGGTATTGCGCCATTGGGACGACGGCACACAGGCGGAGCGCGAGTTTCTACGGACTGTCCACAGAAGCGCTTGCCGCCGGTTCGGGACGGTCCTCAGCCCGGATTACGACAGCGCGCATCGCGATCATTTCCATCTCGAAAGCACAATCGGCGGTCGGCGGAATTTTTGTCGCTAA
- a CDS encoding inorganic phosphate transporter yields the protein MTIALLAFAALFLAFSNGANDNFKGFATVWGSATLPYRRALIMATGATVLGGLASVFIADGLVAQFSGKGLVGDDLANTPGFALAVAAGAAGTVILATRLGFPVSTTHALVGGLVGAGLALSDTGVALGNLGTGFVLPLLTSPFLSAGLAFAVFVLLRLIKVRRARSAVGYGGMPGLSAATTSPRPRFAKMIEPLHLLSAASICFARGVNDTPKIAALLIGTRMVTPQYSALAVALAMAVGGWLLSRRVAETMSLKLNRLDAVQGVSANLITAGLVLGASRFGLPVSTTHVSVGSIIGTGAAAGTLDLSVVRSVLLSWVATLPVAAGLAYAIGTMLGV from the coding sequence ATGACCATTGCACTGCTCGCCTTCGCGGCGCTTTTCCTCGCTTTCAGCAATGGGGCCAACGACAATTTCAAGGGGTTTGCTACGGTCTGGGGCAGTGCGACGCTGCCCTATCGCCGCGCCTTGATAATGGCGACAGGGGCGACCGTTCTGGGCGGCCTCGCATCGGTGTTTATTGCGGACGGGTTGGTCGCGCAATTTTCGGGAAAAGGGCTGGTGGGTGACGATCTGGCTAACACCCCGGGGTTCGCGTTGGCTGTCGCGGCGGGCGCAGCCGGAACGGTCATTCTGGCAACCCGGCTGGGTTTCCCCGTATCCACTACCCATGCCCTTGTCGGCGGATTGGTCGGCGCGGGGCTAGCGTTGAGCGATACCGGCGTGGCCTTGGGCAATTTGGGAACGGGTTTCGTGCTGCCCCTTCTGACAAGTCCGTTCCTGTCTGCCGGTCTGGCGTTTGCTGTTTTCGTGCTGCTGCGCCTTATCAAAGTGCGGCGGGCACGGTCCGCGGTAGGGTATGGCGGTATGCCGGGACTGTCGGCCGCCACCACCTCGCCGCGCCCTCGTTTCGCCAAGATGATTGAGCCGCTGCATCTGCTGTCGGCAGCAAGCATCTGTTTTGCGCGTGGAGTAAACGACACACCGAAGATCGCCGCGTTGCTGATCGGGACCAGAATGGTGACCCCGCAATACTCGGCGCTGGCGGTGGCCCTGGCGATGGCCGTGGGCGGTTGGCTGTTATCGCGCCGAGTGGCTGAAACGATGAGCCTGAAGCTCAATCGCCTGGACGCAGTGCAAGGTGTTTCCGCCAATCTGATCACCGCCGGCCTGGTACTTGGGGCGAGCCGGTTTGGCCTGCCAGTTTCGACCACACATGTGTCGGTCGGATCGATTATCGGCACCGGCGCGGCCGCAGGTACGCTGGACCTGTCTGTCGTGCGCAGCGTGTTGCTGTCCTGGGTGGCCACATTACCCGTCGCGGCGGGGCTGGCCTATGCCATTGGAACGATGTTGGGGGTATAA
- a CDS encoding TonB-dependent receptor — translation MNFTSFGATNVRTLLMTGAAAAAFSVPSIASAQGVGTDEAEAQIETPDDGDTFTGIEESRSANEIIVTATKRARTLQDTPVSVSVTTAETLERAEIRDLIDLQTVTPSLRVSQLQSSANTTFIIRGFGNGANNVGIEPSVGVFIDGVFRSRSAGQIGDIANVSRIEVLRGPQSTLFGKNASAGVISVITREPQFDFGGSVSATYGNFDQIVLKADVTGPITDTIAFSIDGNLNKRDGYVDVVNLGEKINERDRYGVRGQLLFEPSDTLKLRAIGDYSKIDELCCFAGNVLAGPTTAAIIGAGGQIQPNDLFSDRTFLNVLPENEIESYGGSLQGDLELGALTLTSITAYRELRSFNAQDVDFTSANIVNEFRDQAIDTFTQEVRVTSDFDGPLNFLLGGFYFDESVVQNSGLDTGPQGRAFFNLLAGGALPFAEAGLGLPAGSIFAPGPLTRELFTLDNTSYSIFGTVDFELTDRLTLTAGFNYTDDSKDFTLSQQSSDPLANINLVDAVIVGQIAQILQIPPSAVTPAVIGGFQQANPAAFGQIAAAATNPALNPLLGLQALQFQPPFVDLPNSVEPGETNDDDFSYTLRASYEVNNNVNVYATYATGFKASSVNLSRDSRPSNADFIAGPGGSTILAPSSPIRDAGLAVPNLSSGSRFAGPEDSEVYEVGLKASFPGFGFNLAIFDQTIEGFQSFAFTGTGFALTNAGEQSTRGVEFDTTISPSDALLFTFATTYLDATFDSFPGSAVGDLTGETPAGIPEWTISTSAQYTQELGNSGSALIGRVDYYHESNTQILDGVPGFGATATETANEVARRIARNYRREVNQVNASLTLALDNGFELSAWARNLLDERYITTIFPSVAQAGSISGYPNAPRTYGVTGRFRF, via the coding sequence ATGAACTTCACGTCTTTCGGCGCCACCAATGTGCGCACCCTGCTGATGACCGGCGCTGCGGCAGCTGCGTTTTCGGTTCCTTCGATCGCCAGCGCCCAAGGCGTCGGGACGGACGAAGCCGAAGCCCAGATCGAAACGCCCGACGATGGCGATACTTTTACCGGGATCGAGGAAAGCCGCTCCGCGAACGAGATTATCGTCACCGCGACCAAGCGCGCCCGGACCCTGCAGGATACCCCCGTTTCCGTCAGCGTGACGACGGCCGAAACGCTGGAACGCGCCGAAATTCGCGACCTTATCGATCTCCAGACGGTTACCCCGTCCTTGCGCGTCAGCCAGCTGCAAAGCTCCGCCAACACTACCTTCATCATTCGCGGCTTCGGTAACGGCGCCAACAATGTCGGCATCGAACCATCCGTTGGTGTTTTCATCGACGGGGTGTTCCGCAGCCGCTCCGCTGGCCAGATCGGTGACATCGCCAACGTGTCGCGCATCGAAGTGCTGCGCGGACCGCAATCTACGCTGTTCGGCAAGAACGCCTCCGCCGGTGTCATTTCCGTCATCACCCGCGAACCGCAGTTCGATTTCGGCGGCTCGGTTTCCGCCACTTACGGTAATTTCGATCAGATCGTGCTGAAGGCCGATGTGACCGGCCCGATTACCGATACCATCGCGTTCTCGATCGACGGCAACTTGAACAAGCGCGACGGTTATGTCGATGTTGTGAACCTGGGTGAGAAGATCAATGAGCGCGACCGTTACGGCGTTCGCGGCCAATTGCTGTTCGAACCGTCCGATACGCTCAAGCTGCGTGCCATCGGCGATTATTCCAAGATCGATGAGCTGTGCTGCTTTGCCGGTAACGTCCTCGCTGGTCCTACGACAGCGGCTATCATCGGTGCGGGCGGACAGATCCAGCCAAACGACCTGTTTTCCGACCGGACATTCCTGAATGTGCTGCCGGAAAACGAGATCGAAAGCTATGGCGGCTCGCTTCAAGGCGATCTGGAACTGGGCGCGCTGACGCTTACCTCCATCACCGCCTATCGCGAACTGCGCAGCTTCAACGCTCAGGATGTCGATTTCACCAGCGCCAATATCGTCAATGAATTCCGCGATCAGGCGATCGATACGTTCACGCAGGAAGTTCGCGTTACGTCGGATTTCGACGGGCCTCTCAATTTCCTGCTCGGCGGCTTCTATTTCGATGAATCCGTGGTCCAGAATAGTGGTTTGGACACTGGCCCGCAGGGCCGGGCGTTCTTCAATCTGCTGGCAGGCGGTGCGCTTCCGTTTGCAGAAGCCGGTCTCGGTCTGCCAGCCGGTAGCATCTTTGCACCTGGCCCGCTGACACGGGAACTGTTTACGCTGGACAACACGTCCTACTCGATCTTCGGTACGGTCGATTTCGAACTGACCGACCGGCTCACACTGACTGCCGGGTTCAACTACACCGACGATTCCAAGGACTTTACGCTTTCGCAGCAGTCCAGCGATCCCTTAGCCAACATCAATCTGGTGGATGCGGTCATCGTGGGTCAGATCGCCCAGATTTTGCAAATCCCACCCAGCGCAGTAACCCCTGCGGTTATCGGTGGTTTCCAGCAAGCCAATCCCGCTGCGTTCGGCCAGATCGCTGCAGCGGCTACCAATCCTGCGCTCAACCCGCTGCTTGGGCTGCAGGCGTTGCAATTCCAGCCGCCGTTCGTGGACTTGCCGAACTCGGTCGAGCCGGGCGAAACGAACGATGACGATTTCAGCTATACCCTGCGTGCGTCTTACGAGGTCAACAACAACGTAAACGTTTATGCGACCTATGCGACGGGCTTCAAGGCGTCTTCGGTCAACCTGTCACGTGACAGCCGCCCATCGAATGCGGACTTCATAGCAGGACCGGGCGGTAGCACGATCCTGGCACCATCATCGCCAATCCGCGATGCCGGGCTGGCCGTCCCCAACCTGAGCAGCGGTTCGCGTTTCGCCGGGCCGGAAGATTCCGAAGTTTATGAAGTCGGCCTGAAAGCCAGTTTCCCCGGTTTCGGTTTCAACCTCGCTATATTCGACCAGACGATCGAAGGCTTCCAGTCGTTCGCATTTACAGGCACGGGCTTTGCCCTCACCAACGCTGGTGAACAATCGACCCGCGGCGTGGAGTTCGACACGACGATTTCACCCAGTGATGCGTTGCTGTTTACCTTCGCCACGACATATCTCGATGCGACCTTCGACAGCTTCCCCGGTTCCGCCGTGGGCGATCTGACGGGTGAAACGCCAGCCGGCATTCCGGAATGGACCATCTCTACCTCGGCGCAGTATACGCAGGAGCTGGGCAATTCCGGCAGCGCGCTGATCGGGCGGGTGGATTACTACCACGAAAGCAACACCCAGATCCTTGACGGCGTGCCCGGCTTCGGTGCCACGGCAACCGAGACCGCCAACGAAGTTGCTCGCCGTATCGCGCGCAATTATCGCCGCGAAGTGAACCAGGTGAACGCCTCGCTCACGCTGGCTCTGGATAATGGTTTCGAACTCAGCGCATGGGCGCGCAACCTGTTGGACGAACGTTACATCACGACGATCTTCCCCAGCGTGGCGCAGGCCGGATCGATTTCCGGCTACCCCAACGCTCCGCGCACTTACGGTGTAACGGGCCGTTTCCGGTTCTAA
- a CDS encoding proteasome-type protease, translating to MTYCVGMMLEKGIVMMSDTRTNSGVDNISVFRKMFHWSKPGERMMAVMTAGNLATTQAVISRLEERTKAPEDRSIGLFEAPTMFQVATEIGQMLRETIAHRQKANGEAGRRKFTASIILAGQIAGMEPRLFMIYPEGNFIEASYDTPFFQIGETKYGRPILIRGYDRDMSFEDAVKLLMVSFDSTLKANLSVGLPLDMMVIGRDDFAATHERRLTHDDPYFERLSDEWGNALRTAFHSLPPYSFPDT from the coding sequence ATGACGTATTGTGTGGGTATGATGCTCGAAAAAGGGATCGTCATGATGAGCGACACCCGAACGAATTCGGGCGTCGATAATATCAGCGTCTTCCGTAAGATGTTCCACTGGTCGAAGCCGGGTGAACGCATGATGGCGGTCATGACCGCCGGTAATCTTGCCACTACGCAGGCTGTTATCAGCAGGCTGGAAGAACGAACCAAGGCACCCGAGGATCGCAGCATCGGCCTGTTCGAGGCGCCGACGATGTTTCAAGTGGCAACCGAAATCGGTCAGATGTTACGTGAAACGATCGCTCATCGGCAAAAAGCCAATGGCGAGGCCGGACGGCGCAAATTTACCGCCTCGATCATTCTTGCAGGACAGATCGCAGGTATGGAACCGCGCCTGTTCATGATCTACCCCGAAGGCAACTTCATCGAAGCGAGCTATGACACGCCGTTCTTCCAGATCGGCGAGACTAAATATGGCCGTCCGATCCTGATCCGCGGTTACGACCGGGACATGAGTTTCGAAGACGCAGTCAAGCTGCTGATGGTGTCCTTCGACTCCACACTGAAGGCTAACCTGTCGGTCGGGCTGCCGCTCGATATGATGGTGATCGGCCGTGACGATTTTGCGGCTACGCATGAGCGTCGGCTCACGCACGACGATCCCTATTTCGAACGGTTGAGCGACGAATGGGGCAATGCCCTTCGCACGGCGTTCCATTCGCTGCCGCCATACAGCTTTCCGGATACGTAA
- a CDS encoding DUF805 domain-containing protein → MSILDTLKRPFVLWNVWQDRAGRREYWLFTLANLLVGLALVAISLAAGIEWANDGVMRWSVTAEANADNPAFRPLSIIIAIWLVVVTLPYIGLNVRRLHDRGFSGWWYLGYVVLSSLPVLGISLTIAYFIQMALPGTKEENRYGPDPVERNPDYLLK, encoded by the coding sequence TTGAGCATCTTAGATACCTTGAAGCGACCGTTCGTTTTATGGAATGTTTGGCAAGATCGCGCCGGGCGCCGCGAATACTGGTTGTTCACGCTCGCCAATTTGCTGGTGGGCTTGGCCTTGGTGGCGATCTCGCTGGCAGCTGGCATCGAATGGGCGAACGACGGCGTGATGCGTTGGAGCGTTACGGCAGAAGCGAATGCCGACAATCCGGCGTTTAGGCCGCTATCGATTATTATCGCAATATGGCTGGTCGTGGTCACGTTGCCTTATATCGGGCTTAACGTCAGAAGGCTGCATGACCGCGGTTTTTCCGGCTGGTGGTACCTTGGCTATGTTGTTCTATCATCGCTGCCGGTGCTCGGTATCAGCCTGACCATTGCCTATTTTATTCAGATGGCGTTGCCCGGTACGAAGGAGGAAAACCGCTACGGTCCTGATCCGGTGGAGCGCAATCCCGATTACTTGTTGAAGTAA
- a CDS encoding transglutaminase family protein, with product MRLSIKHTSTYRFGGPVVHALQRLRLTPKATQGQKIVKWGMKYTNANPELEYEDQHFNTVTLVAVEPEVREVMVECSGVVDTEDNAGVIGKHSGHLPLWSFLGQTSLTKPGKAVRALMDDLPDPENDKVAFLHALSAKIVDRVDYRIGETGVKTTGEEAAEHGSGVCQDHAHIFLGAARAADIPARYVSGYLMMNDRIDQEATHAWAEAHVDGLGWVGFDVSNGISPDPRYVRVATGRDYRDAAPITGISFGGLAENLEVNVAVEQQQNQQ from the coding sequence ATGCGCCTCTCCATCAAACATACCAGCACCTATCGCTTCGGCGGGCCTGTGGTCCATGCGTTGCAACGTCTGCGCCTGACCCCCAAAGCCACGCAGGGACAGAAAATCGTCAAGTGGGGGATGAAATACACTAACGCGAACCCCGAACTCGAATATGAAGACCAGCACTTCAACACCGTGACGCTGGTCGCTGTCGAACCGGAAGTGCGCGAGGTTATGGTCGAATGTAGCGGTGTCGTGGATACGGAAGACAATGCCGGGGTAATCGGCAAGCATTCAGGGCATCTGCCGCTCTGGAGCTTTTTGGGGCAGACCAGCCTGACCAAACCAGGCAAGGCGGTCCGCGCGCTGATGGACGATTTGCCGGATCCCGAGAACGACAAGGTGGCGTTCCTGCACGCTCTGTCTGCCAAAATCGTGGACCGCGTGGATTATCGCATCGGCGAAACCGGGGTGAAGACGACCGGCGAAGAGGCCGCAGAGCATGGGAGCGGTGTATGTCAGGACCATGCACATATTTTCCTGGGCGCGGCGCGTGCGGCCGATATCCCTGCGCGTTACGTGTCAGGATATTTGATGATGAACGACCGTATCGATCAGGAAGCTACGCACGCCTGGGCCGAAGCGCATGTCGATGGGCTTGGCTGGGTAGGGTTCGACGTATCCAACGGCATCAGCCCGGATCCCCGCTATGTTCGCGTGGCGACGGGCCGGGATTATCGTGACGCCGCGCCGATTACCGGCATCAGCTTTGGCGGGCTGGCGGAAAATCTCGAAGTGAATGTCGCTGTCGAACAGCAGCAGAACCAGCAATAA